TTCCCCTCGGTCCCGAATTTGTAGTAGCGGGCGGAGTATATCCTCTAAGCAGTTCAAATTATGCTCTTGTTCAATCCGGCGTTACAAATGATGTACCATGGAACCTGCGTGTTGATGGAAGTGGAGGGATAAGTACATTCGGACTTGGAGTAGCTTATCTCGTGAAAGATAATTTATCAATCGGAATTAAAAACGATTGGATTTTTGGCAATAAAATTCAAGAATGGAATACGGTGTTTGAAGGAACAGGATTCAGGGAGGGAAATTTTACCAAACTTACATCGTTCAACGGAAGTATTTTCACGCTCAGCTCGTTTGTACAGCGAGATAAATTTATGTATGCGTTGTCTCTTTCATTGCCGATTGGTTTCGCCATAAAAAGAGATATTGATTCACAATTCACGGACGATATTATCGGACCGGAAATAGATATCAATTATCCTGTGGAATTACGATTAGGATTGAGCTATAGCTTTTGGGATAGATATCGCTACGCTCTTGAGTACCAGCGTAGTGATTGGAGTTCGTTTGATACAAATTTTGATGGACAGTATGGTGTGGCTTACGATATATTGAGCGGCATTGAGCGTAATTCCATAACTACAAGGGTTCCATTTTACAGTAGGATAGCTCTTAGGGGTGGAGCGAGTTTTCGTAAACTTTATGTGAAAACATTTGATAACGGTGATATATTTGAAACATCGTTTAGCTTTGGCTTGGGAATTCCGATTCATAACGGCAAAGAAAATTTTGATTTAGGTGTGGCGTTCGTATTTAGAGATACCGGAAATACTACTTTACCAAAAGAAAAAGGAATTATTTTCAGTATAGGATATTCCGCCAGCGAAGCGTGGTTTGTTCGAAAAGGTAGATAAACTATCAAGAAACATAAAGGAGCGTTAGATGACTGTAAGTTTAAAAATCATTAAGAAGAAAGGATTGGTAGGATTACTCTTTACAGCATTCGTTTATTCTGTGCTTACCAGCTGCGCGCCCGGCGGTGTCAGTGATGAGGTTATGAGCGCAGCTGAAAAAGCGAGGCAGGACTCTATTGCAAGAGTACAAGACAGACAGTGCAAAATCTGGCTATCCACAGCATTTGAATATTTCAAGAATAAAAATTTTGAAAGATCCTTATTAAATTACACCAAAATGGTAAACGGCGGCTGTACAGAAAAATATGGCGACAAGATTTGGGTATATCTTGGTAATTCATATAGAGAACTTGAAAAACCCGATAGCGCTATGTGGGCTTTTGAAACAGGCTTAAAAGAAGAACCCGATGACATAGCGTTACACGAAAACATTGCATTCCTCTATCAGTTGGTTGGCAAGACCGATAAGGTAATAAGTGAAAATGAAATTATTGCAAATCTGGACTCGTCAAATATTGAACGTTGGCGGAAACTGCATGATCTGTATTTCAGGAACGCATATTACGAAAAGGATCTTGAAGTATTAAATAAAATAATTGCTTTGGACGATCAGGATATATCCGCAAGGAATGACATGGTTACGGTGGTGAAGCTTCTCGGAGGCGACCCAACGGAACTTCTAAAGGGGCGGTATGAGGATAATCCTGATAATCCTGAATACCTGCTTGAATATGCCAATTCAGTATATGAAGCAGCAGATTATGAAACGGCAGTGAGCTTATACGAGAAATTGCTGGTATTAGACCCCAATCATTTTTTAGCGCTTGATCGCATCGCTAATAGTTACAAAAATCTTGATGACACGAAATCGGCGATTAAATCAGTTAAAAGGATGCTCAAGCTTAGAGCGAATGATAAACAGATTTTATATGATATTGCTGATCTATACAAATTAGATGGAAAATTTAAAACAGCATATTCATGGGCAAACAAAAGCATTAGGGCTAAACCGAAAGACGGTAGAGGATATTATGTGAGAGCATTGATTCTCGAAGAAGTATCTTTGTCCTGCCAGGCTGACAAAGGCGCTAAAGTAGCTTCCATACACGATAAATTAGTTTATGAATTAGCGTTGGATGATGTGAATGAAGCCGCGAAACTTGGTTATGGTCCCGCACGCTCGAGAGCAGAATTCCTGATTCTGATGTCTCCCAATAAGGGTGATATATTTATGCATCCTACAAAGTTTAAACCTATAGGCGATTGCTACGATTGGATAAAGAGGTCGGTAAAAAGAAAATAGCTATCGGCGCTGACCATGCCGGTTATGAGCTAAAGAAAGAAATAAGCGACTACCTTAATGGCAAGGGATATGAAGTCGTAGATTTTGGCACTCATTCCAACGAGTCTATCGATTATCCGGATTTTGCATATATTACAGCCAAGTCTGTTTCCGATAAAGAAACCGTCGAAGGTATATTGATTTGCGGAACGGGAATAGGTATGAGCATGGTGGCAAATAGGCTGCCCGGAGTTCGCGCCGCTCTCTGCAGCTCCATAGAAACCGCTAAACTCGCCAAACAGCATAACCATGCTAATCTTCTCTGCCTCGGCGCGAGGATGGACAGATCAGATACCATCGAAGAAATTCTCGATTCTTGGTTCACAACTGATATTGAGCACGGAAGACATGACCGCAGGGTAGAAAAAATCCACGAATTGACAGGGATCTGATTTGCTATCCACACTTAAAACAGAAGACCCGGAACTTTACGAATCAATAAGAGGTGAAGTTGCCCGCCAGCGACAGACGCTCGAAATGATAGCCTCAGAAAATTTCGTGAGTCGAAAAGTTTTAGAGGCAGCCGGTTCCGTCTTAACGAATAAATACGCAGAAGGTTATCCCGGAAAACGATATTACGGCGGTTGCAATTATGTTGATGTGGCGGAAAATCTCGCGCGTGATAGAGCAAAAAAACTTTTCAACGCTGAATACGTAAACGTTCAGCCTCACTCGGGCTCTCAGGCGAATATGGGAGTTTATTTTACTTTTCTGCAACCGGGCGATACTCTTATGGGAATGAATCTTTCCATGGGAGGTCATCTCACACACGGCTCGCCTGTGAATTTTTCAGGGAAGATATATAACGTGGTATCTTATGGCGTCACCAGAGACAGGGAAGTTATAGATTTTGATGAGGTAGTCAAGACGGCAAGAGAACATAAACCGAAGATCATCGTCACGGGCGGCAGCGCGTATCCGCGTAATATTGATTTCGAAAAGTTTCGTGAAATAGCGGATGAAATCGGCGCATTCTTGATGTGTGATATGGCTCATTTCGCCGGATTGGTTGCGATTGGAATTCATAATGATCCGCTTCCTCACTGCCATATAGTAACCACAACCACGCATAAAACATTGCGCGGTCCGCGTGGCGGAATGATACTGGTTGGAAAGGATTTTGAAAACAGTTTTGGAGTGGTTGCCCCGAAATCCGGAAGAACAAAAATGATATCGGAGCTGATTGACAGCAACATAATGCCGGGAATTCAAGGCGGACCTTTGATGCACGTTATCGCCGCAAAAGCAGCGGCGTTCGGAGAAGCTTTGCAGCCTGAATACAAGACGTACATCGAGCAGGTCGTGGCGAACGCAAAAGCATTGTCCGACCGTTTACTTGAGCATGACTTTAAGGTGGTTTCCGGCGGAACAGATGTACACCTTATACTGCTGAATCTCACAAATAAAAATATGACAGGGAAAGCGGCTGAAGAATCTCTTGAAGCCGCCGGAATAACTACAAACAAAAATATGGTGCCTTACGATGAGAGAAGCCCGTTTGTGACAAGCGGGATACGGATTGGAACACCCGCTCTTACGACACGCGGAATGAAAGAGGATGAGATGAAAACCATCGCCGATTTTATCAATAAGGTAATTTCAAATCCTGATGATGAGAATATCCGAAAAGAAATTAAAATAACCATTGGGGAAATGTGTGAGCAATTTCCCATTTACGATTACCTTGTCTGATGAGAGGAGAATAAAAATATGAAATGTGTTTATTGTGATTCGCCGAACACCCGGGTTGTTGATTCACGAATGGTTGCCAGTGAAAACGCTATCCGTCGGAGACGTGAATGTGAATCTTGCGCAAAACGATTTACTACGTATGAATATATTGAGAACACGCCCGTTATGGTGGTTAAAAATGACGGCAGACGGGAATCGTATGTCCGCCAGAAAGTAGAAAAGGCGATTCAGATCGCCTGCAACAAACGTCCCGTATCTCTCGAACAGATTTCCGATATAGTGAACGATGTTGAATTAGAACTCAGCAGCCTGGGAAGGAGAGAAGTGCCTGTAAAGATAATAGGCGAAACAGTTATGAAGAAGCTGAAGGCTTTAGACGAGATAGCATTTATCCGCTTCGCCAGTGTTTACAGGCAATATAAAGACACGCAGGAGTTCATTCAGGAAATCCATCGGATGAACTAATAAACGCTTGACTTCTAAGCGGTAATCAGATTATTATAGTGTACCAGAAATATGGGGCCGTAGCTCAGCTGGGAGAGCGCTTGAATGGCATTCAAGAGGT
This window of the Candidatus Neomarinimicrobiota bacterium genome carries:
- the rpiB gene encoding ribose 5-phosphate isomerase B, coding for MDKEVGKKKIAIGADHAGYELKKEISDYLNGKGYEVVDFGTHSNESIDYPDFAYITAKSVSDKETVEGILICGTGIGMSMVANRLPGVRAALCSSIETAKLAKQHNHANLLCLGARMDRSDTIEEILDSWFTTDIEHGRHDRRVEKIHELTGI
- a CDS encoding serine hydroxymethyltransferase yields the protein MLSTLKTEDPELYESIRGEVARQRQTLEMIASENFVSRKVLEAAGSVLTNKYAEGYPGKRYYGGCNYVDVAENLARDRAKKLFNAEYVNVQPHSGSQANMGVYFTFLQPGDTLMGMNLSMGGHLTHGSPVNFSGKIYNVVSYGVTRDREVIDFDEVVKTAREHKPKIIVTGGSAYPRNIDFEKFREIADEIGAFLMCDMAHFAGLVAIGIHNDPLPHCHIVTTTTHKTLRGPRGGMILVGKDFENSFGVVAPKSGRTKMISELIDSNIMPGIQGGPLMHVIAAKAAAFGEALQPEYKTYIEQVVANAKALSDRLLEHDFKVVSGGTDVHLILLNLTNKNMTGKAAEESLEAAGITTNKNMVPYDERSPFVTSGIRIGTPALTTRGMKEDEMKTIADFINKVISNPDDENIRKEIKITIGEMCEQFPIYDYLV
- the nrdR gene encoding transcriptional repressor NrdR: MKCVYCDSPNTRVVDSRMVASENAIRRRRECESCAKRFTTYEYIENTPVMVVKNDGRRESYVRQKVEKAIQIACNKRPVSLEQISDIVNDVELELSSLGRREVPVKIIGETVMKKLKALDEIAFIRFASVYRQYKDTQEFIQEIHRMN